A window of Reinekea marina contains these coding sequences:
- a CDS encoding ABC transporter substrate-binding protein — protein sequence MKLKFGLFIVSLMLSLPVFASDVFIVQSYNIEYEWDAEYVESVQRVLGAEHNYTIRELDSKRKQPEQWKETARQVVEEIKQVQPDIVIVGDDNAMSSVAVALNGSTIPVVFLGVNGTLQDYGVQGSANITGVLERPFFEQSVRHLRKVTDNNSRFLVLMDDSITMRNAVSETYGDQRTATVQNTQVDFFLSNSAEQWKERARTAKDDGYDAIIIGTYHTLRYADDTYFPPADAIAFLRETSVIPVFSFWNIFIGADKAIGGYSITAYEEGKAAARMAQLILRGVSINKVPPITSISGQYVYSKQGLEKWGVKLTTLTRSQAVFVE from the coding sequence ATGAAGTTAAAATTCGGGTTATTCATTGTAAGTTTAATGTTGTCGTTGCCGGTATTTGCCAGTGATGTTTTTATAGTGCAAAGCTATAACATCGAATATGAATGGGATGCCGAGTACGTGGAATCGGTTCAACGTGTTCTAGGTGCAGAGCACAACTACACCATTCGAGAATTAGACAGCAAGCGTAAGCAGCCAGAGCAATGGAAAGAAACGGCGCGCCAAGTCGTTGAAGAAATAAAGCAGGTTCAACCCGATATCGTCATTGTAGGTGACGATAACGCCATGAGCTCAGTTGCGGTCGCCTTGAATGGTTCTACTATTCCCGTAGTCTTTCTTGGTGTTAATGGCACCTTGCAAGACTATGGCGTACAAGGCAGTGCAAATATTACAGGTGTTTTGGAGCGGCCGTTTTTTGAACAAAGTGTGCGCCACTTACGTAAAGTGACCGACAATAACAGTCGTTTTTTGGTGTTAATGGACGATTCCATAACGATGCGAAACGCCGTAAGCGAAACCTACGGAGATCAACGTACCGCCACTGTGCAAAATACCCAGGTAGACTTCTTTTTATCGAACAGTGCCGAGCAATGGAAAGAACGCGCTAGAACCGCAAAAGATGATGGCTATGACGCGATCATTATTGGAACCTACCATACCTTGCGTTATGCAGATGATACTTACTTCCCGCCAGCTGACGCGATAGCTTTCTTACGTGAGACCTCTGTTATTCCGGTCTTCTCATTTTGGAACATATTTATCGGCGCTGACAAAGCCATTGGTGGTTATTCAATTACCGCCTATGAAGAAGGCAAGGCCGCGGCCCGTATGGCTCAGCTTATCTTAAGAGGGGTCTCTATCAATAAAGTGCCGCCAATTACGTCAATCTCAGGGCAGTACGTTTACAGTAAACAAGGTTTAGAAAAGTGGGGTGTAAAACTCACCACCTTAACTCGCTCTCAGGCTGTATTCGTAGAATAA